From Verrucomicrobiota bacterium, one genomic window encodes:
- a CDS encoding TonB-dependent receptor plug domain-containing protein, whose product MNAKKNKWLTTLVAIPAFGMAVGLPLSYAQEDDDNVFELNPFNVTEEENVGYLARSSLAGTRLNTPLRDIAATVSVITQEFLDDTGSTDLQELLVYTAGTEISGIGGNFANPDSTNVVSGVQEQNFRDPIRNTRVRGLARADLTRNYFSTVIAMDSYNTSRVVINRGANATLFGLGSPAGIINNQTITPLFENHGKLSFQFGSYDSHRSEIDVEQVLIEDKLSLRVAILNEERSYQQKPAFEHDARVFAVTEWRPFENTSLRASFESGSISANRPRTLPPQDLVSAWFLPGPAGTPKPTHNPYWGGGTNYQVPGSYVPDDLSTTGVNEYRISTLPNYFGFGGYTFEPVLVYDGPEFGVAGGALPRGVDGTVFIQPGGNRSRDFSNGANSQSFAAMRGTAENHGTVTAQKPDTFDQNGNSRNATRGFYTNAVVQDPTFFDFFNKLIDGPNKSELEWFDAFNLSLEQTFLEGNAGLSYQMNKEDYRSDFDAVLSIGSRFQGLGIDLNTHTRWGDVNPNFGRVWISGSRGFINTSEQSLENHRVTGFYKFDLSKFDKNDSWLGMILGSHAITGLYENSRDGSTSISYFQPIPDARFRTVGDGVRLNKNPATDFGVPNYAAAQLVYVSGSLADRTSSAGANVSNWKTKFELQDEYTLRYLNYDTGAYENGTFRFEERVAGSPAQNNNTIKQNIDIESKAIILQSRFLDDHLVANYGYREDEVDVFTNDNAPLNDDGSRNVNGSAWQLPTTPTFKSSSDSANWGVVAHVPDAWMKNLGGLGLSFHYAVSENSQIGQERVNLRGRNLAPVSGDTTEKGFTVEINDWLSIRYNEYETLQVGETSIGLTNSFRPLIQLYGNYVSTQLKEEVVDFVKENPSAWPGTGNPDDFLNFKPFDSPIGKDVASLINSRIDSAGNAQNSIPAALAFTSDLLSEGKEIEAVANITSNWRVMLNVTQQEVSATNTGGLLVQWINEEVNPNLAKYGQFPLSATGSETINNWLGRNAITAINLQLAQDGAKRTNEIREWRWNLVTNYEFDRDSKLAGFNVGGAYRWQDVVGIGRPLLVNPEGGFKPDLANPIYGPTQDRFDAWVGWERGIGNHFGRDTLLRVQLNVRNLLDDTDLIPVVADPDGGIPVVRIPDERTFELRASLSY is encoded by the coding sequence ATGAACGCTAAAAAGAACAAATGGTTAACAACCCTGGTCGCTATTCCGGCTTTTGGAATGGCCGTCGGACTTCCCTTGAGTTACGCTCAGGAAGACGACGATAATGTTTTCGAACTTAATCCTTTCAACGTAACGGAAGAGGAGAACGTCGGTTACCTGGCCCGGTCTTCCCTGGCTGGCACACGTTTAAATACACCTTTGAGAGATATCGCTGCAACTGTCAGTGTCATCACCCAGGAGTTTTTGGACGATACCGGATCCACCGATCTGCAGGAGCTGCTCGTCTACACGGCCGGCACGGAAATCAGTGGTATTGGAGGCAACTTTGCCAACCCGGACAGCACCAATGTGGTCTCAGGTGTTCAGGAGCAAAATTTTAGAGATCCGATTCGAAATACCCGGGTTCGCGGTCTTGCCAGGGCTGACCTGACCCGCAACTATTTCTCAACCGTTATCGCCATGGATTCTTACAACACCTCCCGTGTTGTTATTAATCGCGGGGCGAACGCGACATTGTTTGGATTGGGTAGTCCAGCTGGTATTATCAACAACCAGACCATTACTCCACTTTTCGAAAATCATGGAAAACTTTCGTTTCAATTTGGTAGTTACGACTCCCATCGTTCAGAAATCGATGTTGAACAAGTCCTCATTGAGGATAAGTTGTCTCTCAGGGTCGCAATACTGAATGAAGAAAGAAGTTACCAACAGAAACCTGCCTTTGAGCACGACGCGCGCGTCTTCGCCGTCACGGAATGGCGTCCGTTCGAGAATACTTCTCTCCGCGCGTCCTTCGAGTCAGGCTCCATTTCCGCTAACCGTCCGCGTACCCTTCCTCCGCAGGATTTGGTAAGCGCGTGGTTCCTTCCCGGTCCGGCAGGCACTCCAAAGCCAACGCACAATCCTTATTGGGGCGGTGGTACCAATTACCAGGTTCCTGGTAGCTATGTACCGGATGACCTGTCGACGACAGGTGTCAACGAGTATAGAATTTCTACTCTTCCCAATTATTTTGGATTTGGTGGGTATACCTTTGAACCGGTTCTCGTTTACGACGGCCCGGAATTCGGCGTTGCCGGCGGGGCGTTACCCAGAGGTGTGGATGGCACGGTGTTTATCCAACCGGGAGGCAATCGTTCAAGAGATTTTTCCAATGGGGCGAATTCACAGAGTTTTGCCGCCATGCGGGGAACGGCTGAGAATCATGGAACTGTCACTGCACAAAAGCCGGATACTTTCGATCAGAACGGTAATTCAAGAAATGCTACGAGGGGTTTCTACACCAATGCGGTAGTGCAAGACCCTACTTTCTTCGACTTCTTTAACAAACTGATAGACGGACCTAACAAGAGTGAGTTGGAATGGTTCGACGCGTTCAACCTCTCCTTAGAACAAACCTTTTTGGAAGGAAATGCCGGTTTATCTTATCAAATGAACAAGGAGGATTACCGGAGCGACTTTGACGCCGTGTTGTCTATAGGGTCCCGTTTCCAGGGTTTGGGCATCGATTTGAATACCCACACTCGTTGGGGTGATGTAAATCCCAATTTCGGTCGGGTTTGGATATCGGGAAGCCGGGGATTCATCAATACCAGTGAACAATCGCTCGAAAATCACCGTGTTACCGGCTTTTACAAATTTGATCTTTCGAAGTTCGATAAGAATGATAGTTGGTTGGGTATGATTCTAGGTTCTCACGCCATTACAGGTCTCTATGAGAATTCAAGAGATGGCTCCACGTCGATTTCCTACTTTCAGCCAATTCCCGATGCCCGGTTTCGAACGGTTGGCGATGGTGTTCGTTTAAATAAGAATCCGGCAACCGACTTTGGTGTACCTAACTATGCCGCAGCCCAATTGGTTTATGTGTCTGGCAGTCTGGCCGATCGGACTAGTTCAGCAGGAGCCAATGTGTCCAATTGGAAAACCAAGTTTGAGCTGCAAGATGAGTATACCTTACGGTACCTCAATTACGATACGGGAGCTTATGAAAATGGTACTTTCAGGTTCGAAGAACGTGTTGCCGGATCGCCAGCACAGAATAACAATACGATAAAGCAGAACATTGATATCGAAAGTAAAGCCATCATCTTACAGAGCCGCTTTCTCGATGATCATCTGGTAGCGAACTATGGCTACCGTGAGGACGAAGTGGACGTATTTACCAACGACAATGCCCCTCTCAATGATGACGGTAGTAGAAACGTCAACGGAAGCGCCTGGCAATTGCCGACTACACCTACATTTAAATCCTCCTCCGATTCAGCTAACTGGGGTGTTGTGGCTCACGTTCCCGACGCGTGGATGAAAAACCTCGGAGGACTGGGACTTAGCTTTCACTACGCGGTATCTGAAAACTCGCAGATCGGTCAGGAGCGGGTCAACCTGAGAGGGCGGAATCTGGCACCGGTGAGTGGAGATACGACAGAAAAGGGCTTTACCGTTGAGATCAATGACTGGCTCAGCATTCGTTACAACGAGTATGAGACCCTGCAAGTGGGTGAGACCAGTATAGGCTTAACCAACAGCTTTAGACCTCTGATTCAGTTATACGGCAACTATGTTAGCACACAGCTTAAGGAGGAAGTCGTTGACTTTGTGAAGGAGAATCCGTCGGCTTGGCCAGGCACTGGTAACCCGGACGATTTTCTAAACTTCAAACCGTTTGATTCACCGATAGGTAAAGATGTAGCGAGCCTGATAAACAGCCGAATAGACTCTGCTGGTAACGCTCAAAATAGTATCCCCGCTGCATTGGCCTTCACCTCCGACTTGTTGTCCGAAGGTAAGGAAATCGAAGCGGTAGCCAATATAACCAGCAATTGGCGGGTTATGCTGAATGTTACACAACAGGAGGTGTCTGCCACAAACACCGGCGGCTTGCTTGTTCAGTGGATCAATGAGGAAGTGAATCCTAATTTAGCGAAATATGGTCAGTTCCCGTTAAGTGCCACCGGTAGTGAGACGATTAATAATTGGCTCGGCCGTAATGCCATCACAGCCATCAACCTGCAGCTTGCCCAGGATGGTGCAAAAAGGACCAACGAAATCCGCGAATGGCGTTGGAATCTGGTGACCAATTATGAATTCGACCGGGATTCCAAGTTGGCCGGTTTCAATGTCGGTGGTGCCTACCGCTGGCAAGATGTTGTTGGAATCGGACGGCCTCTTCTGGTTAATCCGGAAGGCGGATTCAAACCCGACTTGGCTAATCCCATATATGGACCAACCCAAGACAGATTCGATGCCTGGGTTGGTTGGGAAAGAGGAATTGGAAATCACTTTGGTCGAGACACTCTGTTGAGAGTCCAGCTCAATGTGCGCAACCTGTTGGACGATACAGATCTTATCCCTGTTGTCGCTGATCCCGATGGCGGCATTCCAGTAGTCCGCATTCCTGACGAACGCACCTTCGAATTACGCGCTTCGCTTAGCTACTAA
- a CDS encoding NAD(P)H-quinone oxidoreductase has product MKAICVDPDTHAISWTEVCDPAPAPGEVVIDIHASAVNRADLLQRMGKYPVPPDAPPYMGLEAAGVISELGEGVTRWQVGDRVCTLLGGGGYAERVATPASMLIRMPDDWDFEKAAAVPEVFYTAFLNLFIEGELKEGETVLIHGGASGVGTAGIQLAKRAGCRVLVTAGRADKIDFCKQLGADVAVNYKEEDFETVIRKEAPDGVAVILDIAAADYLKPNMKLLKTRGRLVIIALLTGTKAEIDLSLLMRGRQRVIGSVLRSRSLEEKVAIHDRFEESFWPDLVSGLIKPIIYKTLPIEETEAAQNILANNENIGKVILKVRD; this is encoded by the coding sequence ATGAAAGCCATCTGCGTTGATCCTGACACACACGCCATCAGTTGGACTGAGGTGTGCGACCCAGCACCCGCACCTGGTGAAGTCGTCATCGATATTCATGCTTCAGCCGTGAATCGTGCTGATCTACTGCAGCGAATGGGGAAGTATCCGGTTCCTCCCGACGCCCCACCTTACATGGGACTGGAGGCCGCCGGTGTCATTTCCGAACTCGGTGAGGGTGTAACCCGCTGGCAGGTAGGTGATCGCGTTTGCACACTACTCGGTGGTGGTGGCTATGCAGAACGCGTAGCAACGCCAGCCTCCATGCTCATCCGTATGCCAGACGATTGGGATTTCGAAAAAGCGGCAGCGGTGCCCGAGGTCTTTTATACAGCCTTTCTGAATTTGTTTATCGAAGGTGAGTTAAAAGAAGGCGAAACCGTATTGATCCACGGCGGAGCGAGTGGGGTAGGGACCGCTGGAATCCAATTGGCCAAACGCGCGGGTTGTCGTGTGCTTGTCACCGCAGGACGCGCGGACAAGATCGACTTTTGTAAACAGCTCGGTGCCGATGTGGCGGTGAACTACAAAGAAGAAGATTTTGAAACAGTCATTCGAAAAGAAGCACCAGATGGAGTGGCTGTAATATTAGATATTGCGGCGGCGGATTACTTGAAGCCCAACATGAAATTATTAAAGACACGTGGCCGCCTGGTCATCATTGCTCTTCTTACAGGCACCAAAGCCGAGATCGATTTGTCTCTTTTGATGCGTGGTCGACAACGTGTCATAGGTTCTGTACTTCGTTCCCGTTCGCTGGAAGAGAAGGTCGCCATTCATGATCGGTTTGAGGAAAGCTTTTGGCCGGATCTTGTGTCCGGTCTGATCAAGCCGATCATTTACAAAACACTTCCCATAGAGGAAACCGAGGCCGCACAAAACATATTGGCGAACAACGAAAATATCGGGAAAGTTATCCTGAAGGTGAGGGACTAG
- a CDS encoding starvation-sensing protein RspA translates to MNRRDMMKLAALGTTAGAMGAMNKQGEAMAATYEKGTKGLAPLKITNVKVFLTVPDNQNLVVVKIETSEPGLYGLGCASYRRRTHLVAEAIERYLKPFVMGKDPDQIEDLWQTTYNMSYWRNGSIFNNALSGMDQALWDIKGKRANMPVYQLLGGKVRFAVDCYAHARGDDLETVEAEVKALMKKGFRHIRIQQGGYGSENLSGEPDFKKHGFGSADDISVDTRVYLEKLPEMFAHIRQTCGKQIELLHDIHERINPIDAIRLIKQLEEFDPFFVEDPFPPETHQHYFDMLRDQTSCPIAMGELFNNPTEWISLISSMMIDFIRVHVSHVGGLSVARKISVLSEMFNVKTAWHGHGVSPVGHAANAHLDLVIPNFGIQEVVVFNHDTQEVFPGCPKIENGYMVVNEAPGFGVDFDEKLAAKFPVSEDPLNWPPIRNGDGTVIRP, encoded by the coding sequence ATGAATCGCAGGGACATGATGAAATTAGCAGCACTTGGCACCACAGCAGGAGCTATGGGTGCCATGAATAAGCAGGGAGAAGCGATGGCGGCGACCTATGAAAAGGGAACCAAGGGGCTCGCCCCGCTCAAGATCACCAACGTTAAAGTCTTCCTGACGGTGCCCGACAATCAAAATTTGGTGGTGGTCAAAATTGAAACCTCTGAACCAGGATTATACGGCTTGGGATGCGCATCCTACCGCCGCAGAACTCATCTCGTTGCCGAGGCGATTGAGCGCTATTTGAAACCGTTTGTGATGGGGAAAGATCCCGATCAAATTGAGGACCTCTGGCAGACCACCTACAATATGTCCTATTGGCGGAATGGTTCAATATTCAACAATGCACTGAGCGGAATGGACCAGGCGCTGTGGGATATTAAAGGGAAACGGGCGAACATGCCGGTCTATCAATTGTTGGGTGGGAAAGTCCGTTTTGCGGTCGATTGCTATGCCCATGCCAGAGGCGATGATTTGGAAACAGTCGAGGCAGAAGTAAAGGCGTTGATGAAAAAGGGATTCCGACATATCCGAATTCAGCAAGGCGGATATGGTAGTGAAAACCTCTCCGGGGAACCCGATTTCAAGAAGCATGGTTTTGGATCTGCGGATGATATCTCTGTCGATACCCGCGTTTATTTAGAAAAATTGCCCGAAATGTTTGCCCATATTCGACAGACCTGTGGGAAACAAATCGAATTGCTCCACGATATTCACGAACGGATCAATCCTATCGATGCAATCCGTCTGATCAAACAACTTGAAGAGTTTGATCCGTTTTTCGTGGAGGATCCTTTTCCACCAGAAACACACCAACACTATTTCGATATGCTGCGGGACCAAACGAGCTGCCCCATTGCGATGGGAGAGCTTTTTAATAATCCGACTGAATGGATAAGTTTGATTTCCAGTATGATGATAGACTTTATCCGCGTCCACGTCTCCCACGTGGGTGGACTTAGTGTGGCCCGCAAAATTTCTGTCTTGAGTGAAATGTTCAATGTGAAAACCGCCTGGCATGGACACGGAGTTTCCCCGGTAGGGCATGCGGCCAACGCGCATCTGGATTTGGTAATCCCCAATTTTGGTATTCAGGAAGTCGTAGTATTCAACCATGATACTCAGGAAGTTTTTCCGGGATGTCCGAAAATTGAAAACGGCTATATGGTTGTGAATGAAGCGCCGGGATTCGGTGTAGATTTTGATGAAAAGTTGGCCGCAAAATTTCCCGTTTCGGAGGATCCGCTAAATTGGCCGCCCATTCGAAATGGAGATGGCACCGTTATCAGGCCTTAA
- a CDS encoding TRAP transporter large permease, whose protein sequence is MAFDAGLLWLIAASLVLIFLGLPVAFSLATCAFAYLWLNGFPLSQGALELGFSLENFTFLAIPLFMAAGMTMNAGKITDRIFDFANVLVGRIPGGLGHVNVLASLVFAGMSGSALADVAGLGSMEVKAMRKKGYDTNFSVGITLASSAIGPILPPSIPMVLFGVIADVSITGLFLGGVVPGLLIALCLMIYIFVIGVRRNYYSKEWVGWKVVLVAGFIAIPALLTPIIIVGGMALGIFSPTEAATVAAVWALFLAAIVYRDLSWDEFKKIMEETALSTAKLMFIIASAMLFGWALTVGELPQALSQFLVSTFNERWSFLLAVILVLLVLGAIIENAILLLILAPMLLPIAQQSFGMDPVHLGVVMVFSIMIGQYTPPMGLSLFVMRDVAQLSLGRVSIAVAPFLIPLIGALFIMAYVPEIVLWLPRLLGY, encoded by the coding sequence GTGGCATTCGACGCAGGTCTTCTTTGGTTAATTGCGGCAAGTCTGGTTCTTATCTTTCTTGGTCTGCCTGTGGCATTTTCTCTGGCAACATGCGCGTTCGCATATCTCTGGCTAAACGGTTTTCCTTTGAGTCAAGGAGCATTGGAACTCGGCTTTTCCCTGGAGAATTTTACCTTTTTGGCTATCCCCCTATTTATGGCTGCCGGCATGACCATGAATGCCGGGAAAATTACCGACAGAATTTTTGATTTTGCCAATGTGTTGGTCGGGCGAATCCCCGGCGGACTGGGTCACGTAAATGTGCTAGCCAGCCTTGTTTTCGCTGGGATGTCGGGATCTGCTCTGGCCGACGTTGCAGGCCTCGGATCCATGGAGGTGAAGGCCATGCGCAAAAAAGGCTACGACACGAACTTTTCCGTTGGTATTACGCTGGCCTCGTCGGCCATAGGTCCGATTCTACCTCCAAGTATTCCTATGGTGCTCTTTGGTGTTATTGCGGATGTTTCCATAACGGGCCTTTTTCTGGGGGGGGTTGTTCCCGGACTGCTAATCGCTTTATGCCTAATGATCTATATTTTCGTTATCGGGGTGAGGCGAAATTATTATTCCAAGGAATGGGTGGGTTGGAAGGTCGTTTTAGTCGCCGGCTTTATCGCCATACCCGCATTGCTGACGCCGATCATTATCGTTGGGGGCATGGCATTAGGTATTTTCAGTCCGACCGAGGCAGCTACAGTCGCTGCCGTCTGGGCGTTGTTCCTCGCGGCAATCGTTTATCGCGATCTTTCCTGGGACGAATTCAAGAAGATCATGGAGGAGACAGCGCTATCGACCGCCAAGTTAATGTTCATCATCGCATCGGCGATGTTGTTTGGCTGGGCGTTGACGGTCGGCGAACTGCCGCAGGCTCTTTCACAATTTCTGGTTTCTACTTTTAATGAAAGGTGGAGTTTTCTGCTGGCGGTAATCCTGGTACTCCTGGTGTTGGGCGCTATAATCGAGAATGCGATTTTGCTCTTGATTCTCGCTCCGATGCTTCTACCAATCGCTCAGCAATCCTTTGGTATGGATCCTGTTCACTTGGGTGTGGTTATGGTGTTTTCGATAATGATTGGTCAATACACACCACCCATGGGTCTTTCCCTTTTTGTCATGCGTGACGTCGCTCAACTCTCCCTTGGGCGGGTATCTATTGCCGTGGCACCATTCCTGATTCCGCTTATTGGAGCCTTGTTCATTATGGCCTATGTTCCGGAAATCGTACTTTGGTTACCCCGATTGCTTGGTTACTAA
- a CDS encoding TRAP transporter small permease — protein sequence MKLFHQLKSIKYDILFLQFSIVALLVLSVLQVFTRYVLNAPLSWTEEISTMILIWMTYVGAYTLLYRDSHARVDLIDDLFGQRIARWVHTFWDFVIGVFLVAMAYAGVTLMEVIVYDKTPALRISYAIVLCIIPVVAVLMLFTIVRRIYRTIFNLAGGR from the coding sequence ATGAAATTATTCCATCAACTGAAAAGTATAAAATATGATATTTTGTTTCTTCAGTTTTCGATCGTTGCCCTGTTAGTTCTTTCGGTTTTGCAAGTCTTTACCCGTTATGTTCTGAATGCCCCCTTGTCCTGGACAGAGGAAATTTCGACGATGATTTTGATTTGGATGACCTACGTTGGAGCTTATACCTTGTTGTATCGAGATTCCCATGCGCGCGTGGATCTTATCGATGATCTTTTCGGACAGCGCATCGCCAGGTGGGTGCATACTTTCTGGGACTTCGTTATTGGGGTTTTTCTGGTCGCTATGGCCTATGCAGGTGTAACTCTTATGGAAGTGATTGTTTACGACAAAACACCAGCTCTCAGAATTTCATATGCCATCGTTCTTTGCATCATCCCGGTCGTTGCGGTTTTGATGCTTTTCACCATTGTTCGCCGCATTTATCGGACGATCTTCAACTTGGCTGGAGGGCGATAG
- a CDS encoding TRAP transporter substrate-binding protein — protein sequence MSISKLFYFCARKRAVAMLTVGLVSITHAFAASFSPKVMRLAHVYQLDSPSGIGLQAFAEKVAEYSQGRIEMKVFPAGQLGSNRNIYISTKTGGIDFCVPNFPMLSDIVPEMTIMTSGYLFDNFDQIERVMAHPQLGQKWNEEIIEKCHIRILGSYYYGKRVVTTGKTPFKSPDEMKGLKIRAVPNPMSLAVIRGLGGNPTPMPLKEIFIGLSQGIIDGQENPYPTIWSNKWYEVQKYVLETNHQLNAIPFAISERSWKSLSLEDRAAVERASKEAMDIMSALTRQFENEIAEKLQAKGMIIVPYSELDIDAFKQSVRESIKSKFDGKVWRRGLMEEVLAAGKE from the coding sequence ATGAGTATTTCCAAGTTGTTTTATTTTTGTGCAAGAAAACGAGCAGTAGCAATGCTCACTGTAGGGTTAGTTTCAATAACCCATGCCTTTGCAGCCAGCTTCTCACCTAAGGTAATGCGCCTGGCCCACGTCTATCAGCTCGATTCGCCTAGTGGTATTGGCCTGCAGGCTTTCGCCGAGAAAGTGGCTGAGTACAGCCAGGGCCGTATAGAAATGAAAGTCTTCCCTGCTGGCCAGCTCGGTTCGAACCGAAATATTTACATCAGCACAAAAACGGGCGGTATTGACTTCTGCGTTCCAAACTTCCCCATGCTTTCCGATATTGTTCCGGAAATGACCATTATGACTTCGGGATATTTATTCGACAATTTTGATCAAATTGAACGAGTAATGGCTCATCCCCAATTGGGACAAAAATGGAACGAGGAGATCATTGAGAAATGCCATATACGGATTCTCGGTTCGTATTATTATGGGAAACGCGTGGTAACTACCGGAAAGACGCCGTTTAAAAGTCCTGACGAAATGAAGGGTCTGAAAATCCGGGCCGTTCCAAACCCCATGTCATTAGCGGTGATCAGAGGGCTTGGAGGCAATCCAACTCCCATGCCTTTAAAAGAAATTTTCATCGGCCTCAGTCAGGGCATCATTGATGGGCAGGAAAATCCTTATCCAACCATTTGGTCCAACAAATGGTACGAGGTGCAGAAATATGTCTTAGAAACTAATCACCAGCTAAACGCTATCCCTTTTGCGATTTCAGAAAGATCCTGGAAAAGCTTGAGCCTGGAGGACAGGGCTGCTGTCGAAAGGGCCAGCAAAGAAGCAATGGATATTATGAGCGCGCTTACGCGCCAGTTTGAGAATGAAATCGCCGAAAAGCTCCAAGCCAAAGGTATGATCATTGTACCCTATTCGGAATTGGATATTGACGCATTTAAACAATCCGTTCGGGAATCGATTAAGTCTAAATTCGATGGGAAGGTCTGGCGCAGAGGTTTAATGGAAGAAGTACTGGCCGCTGGAAAAGAATAA
- a CDS encoding serine hydrolase: MEDFVDAVAKLPLEFEPGTAYQYGLNQALLGCVVESITGQSFYEYLKERLFDPLGMKSTKFYVTDEERSNLFQPVFVNSGHLKGFTSNLSWVTFNEDNHAYFGDIGLVSTMSDYTKFCRMLLNGGSFEGREILSPKSIEIMTGKHSEGFPIEERAEPALVGFYRGLSLFVLEDPEADGMGASKGIYGWQGVANTHFWIDPEMNLFGLFMTRARDFSWDVGKRFRESVYSSVR; encoded by the coding sequence CTGGAAGACTTTGTAGATGCGGTCGCCAAGCTTCCTCTCGAATTTGAACCGGGGACGGCATACCAGTATGGATTAAATCAAGCCTTGTTGGGATGTGTTGTGGAATCCATCACCGGACAGAGTTTCTACGAATATTTGAAAGAGAGGCTTTTCGATCCTCTTGGGATGAAAAGCACGAAATTCTACGTGACCGACGAAGAAAGAAGTAACTTGTTTCAGCCCGTATTTGTAAACTCCGGACACCTTAAAGGTTTCACGAGTAATTTGAGCTGGGTTACATTTAACGAAGACAATCACGCCTACTTTGGAGACATTGGACTCGTCTCAACCATGTCTGATTATACAAAATTCTGTCGGATGTTGCTGAATGGTGGAAGCTTTGAAGGCAGAGAAATCCTTTCGCCGAAAAGCATAGAAATAATGACCGGAAAACATTCAGAAGGCTTTCCAATTGAAGAACGAGCCGAACCCGCTCTGGTTGGCTTTTACCGCGGATTGTCACTATTCGTTTTGGAAGATCCTGAAGCGGATGGAATGGGGGCGTCAAAGGGGATTTATGGGTGGCAAGGAGTAGCAAACACACATTTTTGGATAGATCCCGAGATGAACCTTTTCGGTCTGTTTATGACGCGTGCGCGGGATTTCAGTTGGGATGTTGGCAAACGATTCCGCGAGTCCGTCTATAGCTCGGTTAGATAA